A window of Roseiflexus castenholzii DSM 13941 genomic DNA:
CTTAAGAGAACGATAAATTGGGACCTGAAGGCGAAAGCGATCAAGTCTGATGATCACAGATCAATCCTGAACGATAAAAAGGCAATAGACAATAGTATTGATGAGTATGGCGCCCATGGTTTCATAGTAGCTCTCTGCGACGTAGAATACGATGATGACAATCGTACCTTCCAGAAATGGCATGAGGAACTCAAAGGAGGAAAATCGAAATATGAGAAGGAACGCGAAAAACGAACAAGTGTTTCTAGATACCGAAAGACACGAGCAGTATTGCAAGAGATTCTTTTTCTGCTTGTAACACCCGAGAACCGGCATAACCTCCATGAATATCGTCAGGGGAGAAATAGTAACGGCAAACCTCGTCCAACAAAGTATATGCTGGATTTTGATCAAGCAGACCATTTTCTGGTTTGCCGTATGCTATTCTTACCCCACATAAGTGATGATTGTGACTGTCCGTTGATCATCTGAGCATACCCATGACTTCCAACGATCCTGTGCGTCGCGCTGAGACGCTGCGCGAACAGATCCGCTATCATAATTACCGCTACTATGTTCTCGACGAGCCGGTGATTAGCGACGCCGAGTACGATGCGCTCATGCGCGAGTTGCGCGAGCTGGAAGCGGCGCATCCCGAACTCGTTACCCCCGACTCGCCGACGCAGCGGGTTGGCGCGCCGCCTTCTGAACAGTTCGCCAAAGTTCAGCACGTCGTGCCGATGCTGTCGCTCGCTAACGCTTTCGATGAGGCGGGCATGCGCGCCTGGTACGACCGCACCCTGCGCTTGCTCGGCAGCGATGCGCAGGTGGCGTTCGTCGTCGAGCCGAAGATTGATGGTCTGGCAGTGACCCTCATCTACCGCAACGGCGTTCTGGTGCGCGGTGCGACGCGCGGCGATGGTGAGATCGGCGAGGACGTGACGGCGAACCTGCGCACTATTTCCAGCATTCCGCTCCGCCTTGGTTCGTTCGCCAACGACGATAGCGCGCCAACCAACCCGACTGCCGTTCCGCCGTTGCTCGAAGTGCGCGGTGAGGTTTATATGCGCATTGCCGATTTCATGCGCCTGAACGAACAACTGGCTGTGGCTGGCGAGAAGGTCGCCGCGAACCCGCGCAACGCCGCCGCCGGTTCATTGCGCCAGAAAGACCCTGCGGTCACTTCCCGCCGTCCGTTGCGCTTTTTCGCCTATGGCGTCGGGCAGGTCGAAGGGGTGGCGTTGCAGACACAGTGGGAGACGCTGCACTTTCTCCGCGCGCTCGGTTTTCCGGTCAACCGTGATGCGCGGCGCTTCGAACGCTTCGAGGAGGCGCTGGCGTACTGCCGCGAGTGGATGACTCGCCGCGATGAACTGGAGTACGAGGTTGACGGCGTGGTGGTCAAGATCGATAGTTTTGCGCAACAGGCGGAACTCGGCGTTGTCGGGCGCGACCCGCGTTGGGCGATTGCCTTTAAGTTCCCCGCGCGCGAGGCCGTCTCGCGGCTACTCGATATTGTGGTGAATGTCGGGCGCACCGGCGTGATTACGCCCAACGCTGTGATCGAGCCGGTCAATATTGGTGGCGTTACGGTGCGTAACGCCAGTCTGCACAACGCTGATTATATCGCCGAACGCGACATTCGCATCGGGGACTATGTGATCGTTAAGCGTGCCGGGGATGTCATTCCGCACATTGTTGGTCCAGTCGTGGCGCGGCGCGATGGCAGCGAGCGCGTCTGGCAGATGCCGGCCACCTGCCCGGCATGCGGCACACCGCTGGAACGCGCCGAGGGCGAAGTCGCGTACCGCTGCCCGAACTTTGGCATCTGCCCGGCGCAAATTACCCGGCGGATCGAACACTTTGTGTCGCGCAGCGCGATGGACATCGCGGGAATCGGCGAGAAACAGGTGCAACTGTTCGTCGAACGCGGGTGGGTGCAGGATGTTGCCGATCTGTACACGCTGACGCCGGAGCATTTTCATGGGATCGAGGGGTATGGTCCTAAGCGGATCGCCAACCTGCTGAACGCTATTGCCGAGTCGAAGGATCGCCCGCTCCACCGGCTGATTGTCGGGCTTGGCATTCGCTATGTCGGTGAGGTCGTCGCGCAAATCCTCGCCGATCATTTCGGTTCGCTCGATGCGCTGGCAGCCGCCTCTGCCGATGAGATCGACGATCTCGAAGGCATTGGACCCGCGATTGCCGCCAGTGTCGCCGAGTATTTCGCACGTCCGGAGAGCAAGGCGCTGATCGCCAAATTGAAGCGCGTCGGCGTGCGCACCGAGGCGAAAGGTCCTGCCGTTGCGCCAAAGGGTGATGCGCTAGCAGGTAAGACGTTCGTCATCACCGGAACGCTTCCGTCGATGTCGCGCGAAGAAGCCGGCGCCCTGATTGTGGCGCATGGCGGCAGGGTGAGCGGCAGTGTCTCCAAAAAGACTGATTATCTGGTGGTTGGGAGTGAACCGGGAGGAACAAAGGTTGCGAAAGCGCAGGAATTGGGCATACCGACGCTCGATGAGGCTGGTTTGCTGGCGTTGATCGGCGCAAACGACCGCAGCGCTCCTGCAGCTTCCAATAATAACCAGAACGCAGCGTCTGCGACATCCCGTGGTACAATGGCAGAGGTTCAACAGCTGGGGTTGAATCTCGAGTAACCCGGGAGCGTGGTATGTCTGGTCATGTTCCTGATCCGATTGAACGCTTCTTCGACCCGCTCTCCTATGCGATGGTGCCGCTGGTGGATGGGCTTGCACGCCATGCGCTGCCACGCCTCGGCGCCTTCGAGCAGACCCGGCGCATCCATGGCGTTCCGATCCATTACTACCTGATCCCCTGCCGCCACGTGGCGCCGCTGCCGGTGCTCTTCATCCACGGGATGGGAGACAATGCAGTGACTTGGAGCCTGGTCGCGCCATTGGTCGCCCGCCGCCACGATGTGTTCATGATCGACCTGCCAGGGTATGGTCTCTCCGGGTTGCCGCCGGGCAAACAAGCCGCGACGATTGGCGATATGACCGGGATTGTCAGCGCGTTTCTGGACGATGTCATCGCGCGCCCCACGCTGTTGGTCGG
This region includes:
- the ligA gene encoding NAD-dependent DNA ligase LigA, which codes for MTSNDPVRRAETLREQIRYHNYRYYVLDEPVISDAEYDALMRELRELEAAHPELVTPDSPTQRVGAPPSEQFAKVQHVVPMLSLANAFDEAGMRAWYDRTLRLLGSDAQVAFVVEPKIDGLAVTLIYRNGVLVRGATRGDGEIGEDVTANLRTISSIPLRLGSFANDDSAPTNPTAVPPLLEVRGEVYMRIADFMRLNEQLAVAGEKVAANPRNAAAGSLRQKDPAVTSRRPLRFFAYGVGQVEGVALQTQWETLHFLRALGFPVNRDARRFERFEEALAYCREWMTRRDELEYEVDGVVVKIDSFAQQAELGVVGRDPRWAIAFKFPAREAVSRLLDIVVNVGRTGVITPNAVIEPVNIGGVTVRNASLHNADYIAERDIRIGDYVIVKRAGDVIPHIVGPVVARRDGSERVWQMPATCPACGTPLERAEGEVAYRCPNFGICPAQITRRIEHFVSRSAMDIAGIGEKQVQLFVERGWVQDVADLYTLTPEHFHGIEGYGPKRIANLLNAIAESKDRPLHRLIVGLGIRYVGEVVAQILADHFGSLDALAAASADEIDDLEGIGPAIAASVAEYFARPESKALIAKLKRVGVRTEAKGPAVAPKGDALAGKTFVITGTLPSMSREEAGALIVAHGGRVSGSVSKKTDYLVVGSEPGGTKVAKAQELGIPTLDEAGLLALIGANDRSAPAASNNNQNAASATSRGTMAEVQQLGLNLE